A window of the Methanobrevibacter sp. genome harbors these coding sequences:
- a CDS encoding (5-formylfuran-3-yl)methyl phosphate synthase, whose amino-acid sequence MLLLISPINREEALESIEGGADIVDVKNPKEGSLGANFPWVIKEIRELTPEDKLVSATLGDVPYKPGTVSLAAMGAHVSGADYIKVGLYGTKDHDEAVEVMENVVKTVKDISEDTIIVAAGYADAHRVGAVDPMEIPKVAKDAGCDLAMLDTAVKDGHTLFDYLDLDKLKEFVEEAHGYGLMTALAGSVKKDQLKPLHDIGCDVVGIRGAACVGGDRNTGKIHHTAVAELKELIDSF is encoded by the coding sequence ATGCTTCTATTAATAAGTCCTATAAATCGTGAAGAAGCTCTTGAATCTATTGAAGGTGGAGCAGATATTGTTGATGTGAAAAACCCTAAGGAAGGTTCACTAGGTGCAAACTTCCCATGGGTCATTAAAGAAATCAGAGAATTAACCCCTGAAGACAAGCTTGTAAGTGCTACTTTAGGTGATGTACCTTACAAACCAGGTACAGTTTCACTTGCAGCAATGGGTGCCCACGTTTCAGGTGCAGATTATATTAAAGTCGGATTATATGGAACAAAAGACCATGACGAAGCGGTTGAAGTTATGGAAAATGTCGTAAAAACTGTAAAAGATATCAGCGAAGATACAATTATTGTAGCCGCAGGCTATGCAGATGCTCACCGTGTAGGTGCAGTTGATCCTATGGAAATTCCAAAAGTTGCAAAAGATGCAGGATGCGACCTTGCCATGCTGGATACTGCAGTCAAAGACGGTCACACATTATTTGATTACTTAGATTTAGATAAACTAAAAGAATTTGTAGAAGAAGCTCACGGATACGGTTTAATGACCGCACTTGCAGGTTCCGTTAAAAAAGACCAGTTAAAACCTTTACATGATATCGGATGTGATGTTGTAGGTATCAGGGGAGCTGCATGTGTAGGCGGTGACAGAAATACCGGAAAAATCCACCATACCGCAGTAGCTGAGCTTAAAGAACTAATTGATTCATTTTAA
- the guaB gene encoding IMP dehydrogenase gives MSYSKKVQEARMSYTFDDFLLTPNASYVEPKDIDTTVELGKGIKLNIPVLSAAMDTVTEADLAIAMAQQGGVGVIHRNISLERQVEEVKKVKNAEDLTIRDVITISPDSTVSEAQSLMRNELISGLPVVDGDKIMGIISKRDIRPFLKSQPSTAIKDIMTSDVVTVEEGVSAEEALNIAYENKVERLPVVRDGKLVGIITIKDILNQDQYPNAARDKDGNFLVAAACGPFDLDRAMALDQAGADIVSIDCAHAHNMNVVKFTETIKDNIDAELCVGNIATAQAAEDLISMGVDALKVGIGPGSMCTTRIVAGVGVPQLTAISDVADAAADTGIPVIADGGIRYSGDVAKAIGAGADAVMLGNLLAASLEAPGEIVVMNGKQYKKYRGMGSMGAMTSEYDGGADRYFQGQKSKMNHTKYVPEGIEGAVPYRGTIEEILFQLVGGLKSSMGYCGAEDIAAMKEKANFVRITSSGIKESHPHDLLITNESPNYPTLE, from the coding sequence ATGTCATATTCAAAAAAAGTCCAAGAAGCAAGAATGTCTTATACTTTTGATGATTTTCTTTTAACTCCTAATGCAAGTTATGTGGAACCTAAAGACATTGATACCACTGTAGAACTTGGAAAAGGAATCAAGTTAAATATTCCTGTATTGAGTGCTGCAATGGATACAGTAACTGAAGCAGATCTTGCAATAGCAATGGCACAGCAAGGTGGTGTCGGAGTTATTCACAGAAACATCTCACTTGAAAGACAGGTAGAGGAAGTCAAAAAGGTAAAAAATGCAGAAGATTTAACAATTCGTGATGTTATAACCATTTCTCCAGATTCTACAGTTTCTGAAGCTCAGTCATTAATGAGAAATGAACTTATCAGTGGTTTACCTGTAGTTGACGGCGATAAAATTATGGGAATTATCTCAAAAAGGGATATCAGACCTTTCTTGAAATCTCAACCGTCAACAGCAATTAAGGACATCATGACTTCTGATGTGGTAACCGTTGAAGAAGGCGTTTCCGCTGAAGAGGCACTTAATATTGCCTATGAAAATAAGGTTGAAAGACTTCCTGTTGTCCGTGACGGCAAGCTTGTAGGAATCATTACAATCAAGGATATCCTTAACCAGGACCAGTATCCTAACGCTGCCCGTGACAAGGACGGAAACTTTTTAGTTGCTGCAGCATGCGGTCCATTTGACCTTGACAGGGCAATGGCTTTAGACCAGGCAGGTGCAGACATTGTTTCCATTGACTGTGCTCATGCTCACAACATGAATGTTGTTAAATTCACAGAAACCATTAAGGATAACATTGATGCTGAATTATGTGTAGGTAACATCGCTACTGCTCAGGCAGCTGAAGACTTGATATCCATGGGTGTAGATGCACTTAAAGTAGGTATCGGTCCGGGTTCAATGTGTACTACTCGTATTGTAGCAGGTGTAGGTGTACCTCAGCTCACTGCAATTTCAGATGTGGCTGATGCAGCTGCAGATACAGGAATTCCTGTAATTGCTGACGGAGGTATAAGATACTCAGGAGATGTTGCAAAAGCTATCGGTGCAGGTGCAGATGCAGTAATGCTTGGAAACTTGCTTGCAGCATCCTTGGAAGCTCCTGGTGAAATTGTTGTAATGAACGGTAAGCAATATAAGAAATACCGTGGAATGGGATCTATGGGCGCAATGACCAGTGAATATGATGGTGGAGCAGACAGATACTTCCAGGGCCAAAAAAGTAAAATGAACCATACTAAATATGTCCCTGAAGGAATTGAAGGTGCTGTACCATACAGAGGAACTATCGAAGAAATCCTCTTCCAGTTGGTCGGCGGTTTAAAATCATCCATGGGTTACTGCGGTGCAGAAGACATTGCAGCAATGAAAGAAAAAGCAAACTTTGTTAGGATTACAAGCAGTGGAATCAAGGAATCCCACCCTCATGACTTGTTAATCACTAATGAAAGTCCTAATTATCCAACTCTCGAATAG
- the rpl37A gene encoding 50S ribosomal protein L37Ae — MARTKKVGITGRFGARYGRKAKRSVKIIEENMKKNHVCPKCDRPYVKRQAAGIWKCRKCGAVFTGGAYVPQTPMAKSAARSIRDIRVEE; from the coding sequence ATGGCAAGAACTAAAAAAGTTGGTATTACAGGAAGGTTCGGTGCAAGATACGGAAGAAAAGCAAAAAGATCTGTTAAAATCATTGAAGAAAACATGAAAAAAAATCATGTTTGTCCTAAATGTGATAGACCATATGTAAAAAGACAAGCTGCTGGAATCTGGAAATGCAGAAAATGTGGTGCAGTATTCACCGGAGGAGCTTACGTTCCACAAACTCCTATGGCAAAATCTGCAGCACGCAGTATCAGAGACATTCGTGTGGAGGAATAG
- a CDS encoding DNA-directed RNA polymerase subunit P, producing MYRCPRCGAEVDHKSYMENKCPKCRYRILFKEVPETTRIIKAR from the coding sequence TTGTATAGATGTCCACGTTGTGGAGCAGAAGTAGACCATAAGAGCTACATGGAAAATAAATGTCCTAAATGTAGATACAGGATTTTATTTAAAGAAGTTCCAGAAACCACTAGAATCATAAAAGCAAGATAA
- a CDS encoding ribonucleotide-diphosphate reductase subunit beta encodes MNMRELLLKALELEEVNLAVVNEIKGNPSKITFYSNKGEVLLTILISISQDSEKLNIAPSKLKIVSKVEELNVLSDILGIELVDIAEDNFILISSDEKLAAKINFINKFGDKINFQINVKKILEDVHD; translated from the coding sequence ATGAATATGCGCGAACTTCTGTTGAAGGCGCTGGAACTTGAGGAAGTTAACCTGGCAGTCGTCAATGAGATTAAGGGAAATCCAAGTAAAATAACTTTTTATTCAAATAAAGGAGAAGTTTTGCTGACAATTCTTATCAGCATTTCACAGGATTCAGAAAAGCTCAACATTGCTCCATCAAAATTGAAAATAGTTTCAAAGGTAGAAGAGCTTAATGTGTTAAGCGATATTCTAGGCATTGAATTGGTGGACATAGCAGAGGATAATTTCATTCTAATTTCTTCTGATGAGAAATTAGCGGCTAAAATAAATTTCATTAATAAATTTGGAGATAAAATCAATTTCCAAATCAATGTTAAAAAGATTTTAGAGGATGTACATGATTGA
- a CDS encoding KEOPS complex subunit Pcc1 → MIDETPLESVKSNISIEFENEGQAKIIYDAIVLEFETAPDFRSSMTIDVDGSNILINIDAEDSTSFRASVNSAIKWIKLALEINNLTNL, encoded by the coding sequence ATGATTGATGAAACACCTCTCGAATCTGTCAAAAGCAATATATCCATTGAGTTTGAAAATGAAGGTCAGGCCAAGATAATTTATGACGCTATTGTTTTAGAGTTCGAAACAGCTCCTGACTTCAGATCATCAATGACTATAGATGTGGATGGTTCAAATATACTGATTAACATTGATGCAGAGGATTCAACATCTTTCAGGGCATCTGTTAATTCAGCCATAAAATGGATAAAATTGGCATTAGAGATAAATAACTTGACAAACTTATAA
- a CDS encoding prefoldin subunit beta: MEIPENIQNQLNQFQQLQQQAQAVTMQVQNVEIQIQETEKALDELKKSDENTEVFKQAGTLLIKVEYADALSEMEDKLETLQLRKQTMSRQEERVMKKLEEMQATIQNAMQGMGQ, from the coding sequence ATGGAGATTCCTGAAAATATTCAAAATCAATTAAATCAGTTTCAACAATTACAGCAACAAGCTCAAGCTGTAACCATGCAAGTTCAGAATGTTGAAATCCAAATTCAAGAAACTGAAAAAGCTTTAGATGAACTTAAAAAATCCGATGAAAATACTGAAGTATTTAAACAAGCTGGAACTTTACTCATTAAAGTTGAATACGCAGATGCATTGTCCGAAATGGAAGACAAATTAGAAACTCTTCAGTTAAGAAAACAAACCATGTCTCGCCAGGAAGAAAGAGTCATGAAAAAACTTGAAGAAATGCAAGCAACCATTCAAAACGCAATGCAAGGTATGGGCCAATAG
- a CDS encoding DUF3194 domain-containing protein yields the protein MSKLKKLSQDDLSKISDDFGEILEREVSKNISTKEIEDLDLDITINYENDQLDVDVDVGVIFDELSEISQDQIMKSIDEAYLKFDSYIDENFRE from the coding sequence ATGTCCAAACTTAAAAAATTATCTCAGGATGACCTGTCCAAAATTTCCGATGATTTCGGTGAAATCCTGGAAAGGGAAGTTTCTAAAAACATTTCAACAAAAGAAATTGAAGATTTGGATTTGGATATTACCATCAATTATGAAAACGACCAGCTTGATGTTGATGTTGATGTTGGAGTTATTTTCGATGAGCTTTCTGAAATCAGCCAGGACCAGATCATGAAATCCATTGATGAAGCTTATTTGAAGTTTGATTCTTATATTGATGAGAATTTCAGGGAATAA
- a CDS encoding HisA/HisF family protein, translating to MIKKIPVIDLKQGQAVSGKSGMRDTYTPLRTVFAPSANPVEIAQGLKLNGADEMYIADLDLIESQGHNINDIRMVNTILPVLFDGGVKNCESFEFFLDFAYKVIVPTETLESIDEMKKIFEKFPKERIVISVDVKDDELLSKHMDLTLSEFKQIMIELNPNEIILLDISGVGTEKGYNEKLLEEFSELKDKLIIAGGLNKDSLVELESLGIKKVLIGTSLHSGEVNLLD from the coding sequence ATGATTAAAAAAATTCCAGTTATAGATTTAAAACAAGGCCAGGCCGTCAGCGGAAAATCAGGAATGAGAGACACATACACTCCATTAAGAACTGTTTTTGCACCATCAGCAAATCCCGTTGAAATAGCCCAGGGACTAAAGTTGAACGGTGCCGACGAGATGTATATAGCTGATTTGGACCTTATAGAATCACAGGGCCACAACATCAATGACATCAGGATGGTCAATACAATATTACCTGTTCTTTTTGACGGTGGAGTTAAAAACTGTGAATCATTCGAATTCTTCCTGGATTTCGCCTACAAAGTAATTGTTCCGACAGAAACTCTTGAAAGCATTGACGAGATGAAAAAGATATTCGAAAAATTCCCAAAAGAAAGAATTGTAATAAGCGTGGATGTAAAGGATGACGAGCTTCTCTCAAAACACATGGACCTGACACTGTCTGAATTTAAACAAATCATGATTGAACTTAATCCGAATGAAATAATCCTTCTGGATATAAGCGGTGTGGGCACAGAAAAGGGATACAATGAGAAACTCCTTGAAGAATTCAGCGAACTAAAAGACAAACTGATAATTGCAGGCGGTTTAAATAAAGATTCTTTGGTTGAATTGGAATCTCTGGGAATAAAAAAAGTACTGATAGGCACAAGCCTGCACTCAGGTGAAGTTAATCTTCTAGACTAA